A stretch of DNA from Synechococcus sp. JA-3-3Ab:
AGATCACTCCACCCTTGCGCCAAAGGGGGGAGCGAATGGAGCCGGCGCGGGCCCGGCCGGTGCCTTTTTGCCTCCAGGGCTTGCGGCCGCCACCGCGCACCTCAGCCCGGGTCTTGGTGTGGGCGTTGCCTTGGCGGGCGTTGGTCATCTGCCGGCGAAGAGCTAGATAGAGGATGTGGGAGGCCGTTTCGGGACGGGCAACTTTGAGGCTTAGCTCCGCGCTGCCCACCGTTTCCCCTTGCCAATTTTTCACCACACAACTTGCCATGGTTTCCTCGTCTTTGCAGATGCTGGTCAGCCTTTGCCAGGGATCCCTTTCCTAGCGTTTGTTGCCCACCTGCTTGGCAGGGGTAATCTCCAGCAGCCCCCCTTCCACGCCGGGCACAGAGCCCTTGATGATCAGCAAGTTCCGCTCCGGATCCACCTGCACCAACTGCAGTTTGCGAATGGTGACGCGGCAGCCTCCCATCCGGCCCGCCATGCGTAGCCCCGGAAACACGCGGCCAGGGGTTGTGCCGGCGCCAACAGAACCCGGTCGGCGGTGGTTCTTGGAGCCGTGAGACATGGGGCCGCGACCAAAGTGGTGCCGCTTCTGGTAGCCGGCAAACCCCCGCCCGATGGAAGTGCCGGCTACATCCAGCAACTGGCCCGGAGAGAAGATCTCGACGGTGATCTTTTGCCCCAACTGGTAAGCTTCTGGCTGGTCGACCCGGAACTCGCGCAGGTGGCGCAGCAGCTCCGTCACCCCCGCTTTGCTCAGGTGGCCCCGCTGGGCTCGCGTGAGGTGCTTTTCGGCGGTGGGCCAGTAGCCCAACTGCACGGCGTTGTAGCCGTCTGTGGCTTGGGTCTTGATCTGGGTTACCGTGCAAGGCCCCGCCTGCACGACCGTAACCGGAATGGCCAACCCTTCCGGAGAGAAGATCTGGGTCATGCCGACTTTTCTTCCAAGGATGCCAAGCGCCACGAGAACCTCCTCTCGAGCCTCTGCGACTCGCTTCTGTCAGCTTGCAACTGGCTCAATGAGCCGGATCCAGGCAGCAACGGCGCGGCAGCAGGAAGCTCAGGACTAGCTGAGGCTGCCCGCTCAGGCGAAAAAGCAACGAAAAGGAATCTTTGGATCCCCGCAGGCCAAACAGCGCCAGCAGCGCTGCTCCCTTTGCTTAATTCACCCTCAAATCACACGCCAAACTGCTTTCAAAGACTGCTCAGACTTACCTGCAAAGAGGCAGTATCTGGTTTAGCAGTACGCTAGGTTGCCGAGAGCCGTCGTCAGAGCGGGCGGACTTAATTGGCAACAGTAGTACATCATAATGAGGTGAAGACCTGTTTGTCCAGATTTTGCCGAGAAAATGGCTCGGTCGGGGGGCAGCGACTGTGAAAGCCGCTCTGGTGGGCGAAAAGAGCTATCGACGGCAAGAGCCACCTCCTTTTAGGAGTGTGATGGGGTGGGCGGGCAGCGGGCTGACC
This window harbors:
- the rplC gene encoding 50S ribosomal protein L3 — protein: MALGILGRKVGMTQIFSPEGLAIPVTVVQAGPCTVTQIKTQATDGYNAVQLGYWPTAEKHLTRAQRGHLSKAGVTELLRHLREFRVDQPEAYQLGQKITVEIFSPGQLLDVAGTSIGRGFAGYQKRHHFGRGPMSHGSKNHRRPGSVGAGTTPGRVFPGLRMAGRMGGCRVTIRKLQLVQVDPERNLLIIKGSVPGVEGGLLEITPAKQVGNKR